In Paracholeplasma morum, the following are encoded in one genomic region:
- the deoC gene encoding deoxyribose-phosphate aldolase, translating to MLLNKYIDHTKLGPAVLEKDIIKLCEEAKAYDFMSVCVNPNYVKTAKEALKGSSVLVCTVVGFPSGAHSTAAKAFETKQAVSDGADEIDMVISVGNLKDKKYDLVLEDIKAVVKAADGKLVKVILETCLLTKEEIVKACELTVEAKADFVKTSTGFSTGGATEEDIRLMRQTVGPNFGVKASGGVRNYEDAMTMINAGATRIGASSGIKIMENKGDKSNDSNTSY from the coding sequence ATGTTACTAAACAAGTATATCGACCATACTAAATTAGGTCCTGCAGTTTTAGAAAAAGACATTATCAAACTTTGTGAAGAAGCAAAAGCTTATGATTTCATGAGCGTTTGTGTCAATCCAAATTATGTAAAAACTGCAAAAGAAGCATTAAAAGGTTCAAGTGTATTAGTATGCACAGTAGTAGGCTTCCCAAGTGGAGCTCATTCGACGGCAGCTAAAGCATTTGAAACAAAACAAGCAGTATCAGATGGTGCTGATGAAATCGACATGGTTATTTCTGTAGGCAATTTAAAAGATAAAAAGTACGACTTAGTACTTGAAGACATCAAAGCTGTTGTAAAAGCTGCAGATGGTAAATTAGTCAAAGTGATTTTAGAAACATGCTTACTAACCAAAGAAGAAATTGTTAAGGCATGCGAATTAACCGTTGAAGCGAAAGCTGATTTCGTTAAGACTTCCACTGGTTTTTCAACCGGCGGCGCAACAGAAGAAGACATTCGTTTAATGCGTCAAACGGTTGGACCAAACTTCGGAGTTAAAGCTTCAGGTGGCGTAAGAAACTATGAAGATGCGATGACGATGATTAACGCTGGAGCAACCAGAATTGGGGCATCATCCGGAATTAAAATAATGGAAAATAAAGGAGATAAATCAAATGATTCCAACACCTCATATTAA
- the deoD gene encoding purine-nucleoside phosphorylase has protein sequence MPTPHINIKDKNLVAKTVLMPGDPLRAKMIAETFLTDVVQINDVRNMLGFTGKYKGVPVTVMGSGMGMPSIGIYSYELFNFYGVENIIRVGSCGAYTADLNLYDVILVDDAYSESSYAKTMGLTSSKTLKADRRLNTRAKKAAEKLEIPLHVGRIHSSDVFYNLKGSVHEERFNKQGCIAVEMESFALFANAKALGKKATCLLTVSDSLVTHEATTAEERQKSFTRMMEIALEVARKSK, from the coding sequence ATTCCAACACCTCATATTAATATAAAGGACAAAAACTTAGTTGCAAAAACTGTTTTAATGCCTGGAGATCCACTAAGAGCAAAAATGATTGCTGAAACATTCTTAACAGATGTTGTTCAAATCAACGATGTTAGAAATATGTTAGGATTTACCGGTAAATACAAAGGGGTTCCAGTAACTGTTATGGGCTCAGGCATGGGGATGCCTTCAATTGGCATCTACTCATATGAATTATTCAACTTCTATGGAGTTGAAAACATCATTAGAGTGGGCTCATGTGGTGCATACACAGCTGATTTAAATTTATATGATGTCATCTTAGTAGACGATGCATATTCAGAATCAAGTTATGCTAAAACAATGGGTTTAACAAGTTCTAAAACATTAAAAGCTGACCGTAGACTTAACACAAGAGCGAAAAAAGCTGCTGAAAAGTTAGAAATTCCTCTACATGTTGGCCGCATTCATTCATCAGACGTATTTTACAACTTAAAAGGTTCTGTGCACGAAGAACGTTTTAATAAACAAGGTTGCATTGCTGTGGAAATGGAATCATTTGCACTATTTGCAAACGCAAAAGCATTAGGTAAGAAAGCGACATGTTTATTAACGGTTTCAGACTCCTTAGTAACACACGAAGCAACTACAGCTGAAGAAAGACAAAAATCTTTCACACGCATGATGGAAATTGCTTTGGAAGTTGCTAGAAAATCTAAGTAA
- the yfmF gene encoding EF-P 5-aminopentanol modification-associated protein YfmF, with translation MILVDQTKKFKTVLITLKFKAKASKDSFAFRTLLPSVLRAKTDKYKNRMAFNEKLESMYGASLTSNTGKLGTLSVIHVQLKIANPSLTEPQLFEEGLEFLKEYVYGHKSFNETDFELEKRLLLEEVIAKENDKTRYALTRLFEIMCKDELYGYRASGTKEDIEGLTFNSFKKMYKEFLKNDELQIILSGDIKPEYQTITETYFPNASFTQVDFLDYETKSFEEVTEVIEHDKISQTKLNIGYRLPVRQGEQLHTAAVLFNAALGGYVHSRLFLNVREKHSLCYYISSVYDAYKGIMFIYSGVDAKRLELARQVIDEEVNKLTTKLICEKELNLSKQAMINDLKESEDSQGARQNVLYVQTLLNKKTSLEDRIAKINAVTPEQILEVAKLLRKDTVYLLDVER, from the coding sequence ATGATTTTAGTCGACCAAACCAAAAAATTCAAAACCGTTTTAATAACATTAAAGTTCAAGGCAAAGGCATCTAAAGATTCCTTTGCCTTTAGAACATTATTACCTAGTGTACTACGTGCGAAAACTGATAAATATAAGAATAGAATGGCATTTAATGAAAAACTTGAATCAATGTATGGTGCAAGTTTGACATCCAATACAGGGAAACTTGGAACACTTTCTGTGATTCATGTTCAGTTGAAAATAGCCAATCCTTCACTAACAGAACCACAACTATTTGAAGAGGGATTAGAGTTCTTAAAAGAATATGTCTATGGACACAAGTCCTTTAATGAGACTGACTTCGAATTAGAAAAAAGACTATTATTAGAAGAAGTAATTGCTAAAGAAAACGATAAAACACGTTATGCTTTGACACGTTTATTTGAAATAATGTGTAAAGACGAACTCTACGGTTATAGAGCAAGTGGTACTAAAGAAGACATTGAAGGCTTAACATTCAATAGTTTCAAAAAAATGTATAAAGAGTTTCTCAAAAACGACGAACTTCAAATCATCCTATCTGGGGATATAAAACCTGAATATCAAACGATAACTGAGACATACTTCCCGAATGCTTCATTTACACAAGTGGATTTTCTAGATTATGAAACGAAGTCTTTTGAAGAAGTAACCGAAGTAATAGAACATGACAAAATAAGTCAAACTAAGTTAAATATCGGCTACCGTCTACCTGTTAGACAAGGCGAACAACTTCACACGGCAGCAGTATTGTTTAACGCAGCTCTTGGAGGATATGTCCATTCAAGACTATTTTTGAATGTTCGTGAGAAACATAGTTTATGTTACTATATCTCAAGTGTTTATGATGCATATAAAGGCATTATGTTCATCTACTCTGGGGTGGATGCTAAGAGACTGGAATTAGCGAGACAAGTCATTGATGAAGAAGTCAACAAGCTAACCACTAAGTTAATTTGTGAAAAAGAGCTTAATTTATCGAAACAAGCGATGATTAATGATCTAAAAGAATCCGAAGATTCTCAAGGCGCTCGTCAAAACGTACTATACGTTCAAACATTACTTAACAAGAAAACCTCATTGGAGGATAGAATTGCCAAAATTAATGCTGTAACGCCTGAACAAATATTAGAAGTTGCCAAACTACTTAGAAAAGATACCGTTTATCTTTTGGATGTGGAGAGATAA
- the yfmH gene encoding EF-P 5-aminopentanol modification-associated protein YfmH, with the protein MEKTNYQNFNETIFHEVLDNGLNVYMIPKQEYHKVFATFTTNYGSFDQSFIDPVSNRKVNQPAGIAHFLEHKMFSMPDKTDAFETLSKLGVNANAYTSFDRTSYLFSGTNNTKEALEYLLHYVQTPYFTPSSVKKEQGIIDEELRMYQDYPSQRLFYGLLQNMYQKHPVNTEIGGTTLSIKKITAKKLYQAYNAFYHPSNMVLLLVGNINAEEMMSLIRDNQAKKGYQKQDPIKRFMPKEPKKIVTRHSEVLMSVTMPKVGLGFKLTPKSGLEALKQDFALSILLDMYFSSSSKYYNDLLKEGLVNESFEYSTIQETDMLSIAFTSDTAEPEALEERLIKMVLSLKRKKLDEETFQRLKKGMKGQFIMSLNSLESISMSFTKYHSHGISIFDVPSLIESITIEDLREVTSLIKKNCISSLYIRPSKA; encoded by the coding sequence ATGGAAAAAACTAACTATCAAAATTTTAACGAAACCATTTTTCATGAAGTTTTAGATAATGGACTAAACGTTTATATGATTCCTAAACAGGAATATCACAAAGTATTCGCTACATTCACGACTAATTATGGATCATTCGATCAAAGTTTCATTGATCCTGTGTCAAACCGTAAGGTAAACCAACCTGCTGGAATTGCACATTTCTTGGAACATAAAATGTTCTCAATGCCTGATAAAACGGATGCCTTTGAAACATTGTCCAAACTGGGCGTTAATGCCAATGCATATACTTCATTTGACCGTACAAGTTACTTGTTCTCTGGTACAAACAATACTAAAGAGGCACTAGAGTACTTGCTTCATTACGTTCAAACGCCTTACTTCACACCTTCAAGTGTTAAAAAAGAACAAGGCATCATTGATGAAGAGTTACGTATGTATCAAGATTATCCAAGTCAACGCTTATTCTATGGGTTACTACAAAATATGTATCAAAAGCATCCGGTTAATACGGAAATTGGTGGAACTACGCTTTCGATTAAGAAAATCACAGCTAAAAAGCTCTATCAAGCTTATAATGCATTCTATCATCCATCGAATATGGTACTTTTATTGGTGGGTAACATCAACGCAGAGGAAATGATGTCGTTAATTCGCGATAATCAAGCAAAAAAAGGGTATCAAAAACAAGATCCAATCAAACGTTTTATGCCTAAAGAACCAAAGAAGATCGTCACAAGACACTCAGAAGTATTGATGTCTGTAACCATGCCGAAAGTTGGTTTGGGCTTTAAACTTACACCAAAGAGTGGGCTTGAAGCACTTAAACAAGATTTTGCATTATCGATTTTGCTAGACATGTATTTTTCTAGTTCATCAAAATACTACAATGACCTTTTAAAAGAAGGCCTTGTTAATGAATCCTTTGAGTACTCAACCATTCAAGAGACTGATATGCTTTCGATTGCGTTTACAAGTGATACGGCAGAACCTGAAGCATTAGAAGAAAGACTTATCAAAATGGTACTCTCACTTAAACGTAAAAAACTCGATGAAGAAACTTTCCAAAGACTCAAAAAAGGGATGAAGGGACAGTTCATCATGAGTTTAAACAGTTTAGAGTCTATTTCCATGAGTTTCACTAAATACCATTCTCATGGAATATCTATTTTTGATGTGCCTAGTTTAATTGAATCCATTACAATAGAAGATTTAAGAGAGGTAACCTCACTTATCAAGAAAAACTGCATTTCATCACTTTATATTAGACCTTCAAAAGCCTAA
- a CDS encoding single-stranded DNA-binding protein: protein MLNQVTLIGRLTHDPVVKTIDEGKKVSDIQIAVQRAFKNMEGLYETDFISCSLWQGSAEIIENYCKKGSMIAIRGRLQTKKVELSNEKTVSFLELVGERVIHLSSTFKNAPSCPEEDA, encoded by the coding sequence ATGCTAAATCAAGTCACACTAATTGGGAGATTAACTCATGATCCTGTCGTAAAAACAATCGATGAAGGAAAGAAGGTTTCCGATATTCAAATTGCAGTTCAAAGAGCATTTAAGAATATGGAAGGCTTATATGAAACAGACTTCATTTCATGTAGTTTATGGCAGGGTTCAGCTGAAATCATTGAGAATTATTGTAAAAAAGGATCAATGATTGCAATTCGCGGCAGATTGCAGACAAAAAAAGTTGAACTCTCTAATGAAAAAACCGTATCATTTCTTGAACTTGTGGGTGAAAGAGTCATTCACTTATCAAGCACATTCAAAAATGCTCCATCATGTCCGGAAGAAGACGCTTAA
- the pepV gene encoding dipeptidase PepV, whose protein sequence is MNIDFTKEVEIRKQEILDDLKGLIQINSELTTFDPKRTEAPFGEGIDEALTYMLNLGKRDGFQTLNADHYAGHIEYGTQDEYVGMVGHLDVVPAGSGWSFPPYGAVIHDGKMYGRGTEDDKGPTLAAYYAMKILKDLNVPLSKRIKLVLGTDEETQWRCVKHYFTQFPEQPVAGFIPDSEFPLTYGEKGILKVTVRGNVKKTQLVSFNAGLRDNMVPDNAVAVVTDISLKSHFENFLAKNNYQGNASVDNNLLKLSIDGKSAHGSTPEEGVNAAYLMVHFFNEVGITNAFVDAINTYLLDDPKGVKIGIDYHDEEMGPVTLNAGVFILEKEAFEIILNPRYPNGVDSDEFVRKIKLAFESLGLSVELGKHQKLLYVDPKSEMIEKLMNVYIKYSKDVDAKPQTTGGGTFARAMKNSVAFGPHFPGKPSYIHQKDEYIILDDFFMSIAIYADALYQLAK, encoded by the coding sequence ATGAATATAGATTTTACAAAAGAAGTAGAAATTAGAAAACAAGAAATACTCGATGACTTGAAAGGTTTAATTCAAATTAATTCAGAATTAACAACATTTGACCCAAAACGTACCGAAGCACCGTTTGGTGAAGGTATTGATGAAGCATTAACTTATATGCTCAATCTGGGAAAACGTGATGGATTCCAAACACTCAATGCGGACCATTATGCGGGACATATCGAATATGGGACACAAGATGAATACGTAGGTATGGTTGGACACCTTGACGTTGTTCCAGCTGGATCAGGATGGTCTTTCCCTCCATATGGAGCGGTCATTCATGATGGCAAAATGTATGGTCGTGGCACTGAAGACGACAAAGGACCTACACTTGCAGCTTATTACGCAATGAAGATTCTTAAAGACTTAAATGTACCACTATCTAAGAGAATCAAACTTGTATTGGGAACAGATGAAGAGACTCAATGGAGATGTGTTAAACACTATTTTACACAGTTTCCTGAACAACCAGTTGCCGGTTTCATTCCAGACTCTGAGTTTCCACTTACTTATGGTGAAAAAGGAATCCTAAAAGTAACAGTAAGAGGTAATGTCAAAAAAACACAATTAGTGTCATTTAACGCTGGCCTTAGAGATAACATGGTTCCAGATAATGCGGTTGCTGTAGTAACTGATATATCACTTAAGTCACACTTTGAAAACTTTTTAGCCAAAAACAACTATCAAGGAAATGCTTCGGTTGATAACAATCTATTAAAGCTTTCGATTGATGGTAAAAGCGCACACGGATCTACACCTGAAGAAGGTGTCAATGCTGCTTACTTAATGGTTCATTTCTTCAATGAAGTGGGAATTACCAATGCATTCGTAGATGCGATCAATACTTATTTACTCGATGATCCAAAGGGTGTAAAGATTGGCATTGATTACCATGACGAAGAAATGGGTCCAGTTACACTAAATGCAGGGGTATTCATTTTAGAAAAAGAAGCTTTTGAGATTATTCTTAATCCAAGATATCCTAATGGTGTAGATAGTGATGAATTCGTTCGTAAAATAAAACTAGCATTCGAATCTCTAGGATTATCTGTAGAATTAGGAAAGCATCAAAAACTCCTTTATGTAGATCCAAAATCAGAAATGATTGAAAAACTTATGAATGTGTATATTAAGTATTCAAAAGATGTTGATGCTAAGCCACAAACTACTGGTGGTGGAACATTTGCTCGTGCTATGAAAAACTCTGTCGCTTTTGGTCCACACTTTCCTGGGAAACCAAGTTATATTCATCAAAAAGACGAATATATCATCTTGGATGACTTCTTCATGAGCATTGCTATTTATGCAGATGCCTTGTATCAATTAGCTAAGTAA
- a CDS encoding thymidylate synthase, with product MRQYLDLCRHILTQGSLKTDRTNTGTKSVFGYQMRFDLEEGFPLLTTKKVFMKAIIHELLWFISGDTNIKYLVDKGVKIWNEWPYEAYKKHKDYQNESLEEFVDKIKSNPEFARVHGNLGPVYGAQWRNFNGVDQLQTVIDQIKNNPDSRRIILSAWNPADLDKMALPPCHAFLQFYVNNDELSLQLYQRSGDVFLGVPFNIASYSLLLMMVAQVTNLRPKTFVHTIGDAHIYSNHFDQIETQLSRTPRQLPKMIINSQVKSIFDFKYEDFKLEDYNPYPAIKGVVAV from the coding sequence ATGAGACAGTATCTAGACCTTTGTAGGCATATTCTTACGCAAGGATCTTTAAAGACAGACAGAACTAATACCGGCACGAAAAGTGTTTTCGGATATCAAATGCGTTTTGACCTTGAAGAAGGTTTTCCTTTGTTAACTACAAAAAAGGTATTTATGAAGGCAATCATTCATGAACTACTTTGGTTTATTAGTGGTGATACCAACATAAAATACTTAGTGGATAAGGGTGTTAAAATATGGAATGAATGGCCATATGAAGCCTATAAAAAGCATAAAGACTATCAAAACGAATCATTAGAAGAGTTTGTAGATAAAATAAAATCAAACCCAGAATTTGCACGTGTTCACGGAAATTTAGGCCCAGTCTATGGTGCACAGTGGCGCAATTTTAATGGCGTGGATCAGCTTCAAACTGTGATTGATCAAATCAAGAACAATCCAGACTCCAGAAGAATAATCCTATCTGCATGGAATCCTGCTGATTTAGACAAGATGGCATTGCCGCCCTGTCATGCATTTTTACAGTTTTACGTGAATAACGATGAGTTATCACTACAACTATATCAAAGAAGTGGAGATGTGTTTTTAGGAGTGCCATTCAATATTGCCTCCTATAGTCTTTTACTCATGATGGTCGCTCAGGTGACAAACTTAAGACCAAAAACGTTTGTTCATACAATTGGGGATGCTCACATTTATAGCAATCACTTCGACCAAATCGAAACACAGTTATCTAGAACGCCTAGACAACTTCCAAAAATGATTATTAATTCTCAAGTTAAGAGCATTTTTGATTTCAAATATGAAGATTTTAAACTCGAGGATTATAATCCATATCCTGCAATCAAAGGTGTGGTTGCAGTATGA
- a CDS encoding dihydrofolate reductase → MISLIWAMDKDWLIGKDNLLPWHYKKDLEYFKRMTMNQTVLMGDMTYDSLKSYYKTKPFPYKNVFVATLTDRDFEGAQVVKDIDAFLKEYKDGELFVIGGRTIYKLALPYADRLYITFIDKSHEGNVYFPKFDLESFQLVKETVDEPLRFTLYEKVIK, encoded by the coding sequence ATGATTAGTTTAATTTGGGCTATGGATAAAGACTGGTTAATTGGTAAAGACAATTTACTTCCATGGCACTATAAAAAGGATTTAGAGTACTTCAAGCGCATGACCATGAATCAAACTGTACTAATGGGTGATATGACTTATGATTCATTGAAATCCTACTATAAAACAAAACCATTTCCTTATAAAAATGTGTTTGTAGCTACGCTTACTGACCGCGATTTTGAAGGTGCTCAAGTAGTAAAAGACATTGATGCTTTTTTAAAAGAGTATAAGGATGGCGAACTATTTGTGATTGGTGGAAGAACCATTTATAAATTAGCTTTACCTTATGCAGATAGACTTTATATTACATTTATTGACAAAAGTCATGAGGGGAATGTCTATTTTCCAAAGTTTGATTTAGAATCGTTTCAATTAGTTAAGGAAACAGTGGATGAACCACTAAGGTTTACACTCTATGAGAAGGTAATAAAATGA
- a CDS encoding lysophospholipid acyltransferase family protein, whose amino-acid sequence MISLIFIIIWFGLAGILSGFTGLSLWFIPLWLIIGYIVAWISMVLLLVIMIPIGKMMKVDNKFKHYFIRSIARFISIFVLRLNIKITGKNKLPKKGGYVIYANHKSYADPFILYQIVNRPTGMAAKKGIYKLPIVRSWMPLFGCIQIDRENNREAAKAILKGIEQIKQGMIMGIFPEGGIKDRDDEKMVSIKAGAYKLATKAEAPIVPVTMIGATEVKHRAPFRSTKIKVIIHDPITKEDYEGLSTVEVGEKVAELINQTVKNGK is encoded by the coding sequence ATGATTTCATTAATTTTCATCATAATTTGGTTTGGTCTAGCTGGAATACTATCCGGTTTTACAGGTTTGTCATTGTGGTTTATCCCACTTTGGCTTATTATAGGGTATATTGTGGCATGGATTTCAATGGTATTGTTGCTAGTCATCATGATTCCTATCGGAAAAATGATGAAGGTAGATAACAAGTTCAAACACTATTTCATTAGAAGTATTGCCAGATTTATTTCGATATTTGTACTTAGACTGAATATAAAAATCACAGGAAAAAACAAACTTCCAAAAAAAGGTGGTTATGTGATTTATGCCAATCATAAGTCATATGCAGACCCATTCATTTTATATCAGATTGTGAATAGACCAACAGGCATGGCTGCCAAAAAAGGCATATATAAATTGCCTATTGTTAGAAGTTGGATGCCTCTATTTGGTTGTATTCAAATAGATAGAGAAAATAATCGTGAAGCTGCTAAAGCAATTCTAAAAGGAATTGAGCAAATCAAACAAGGCATGATTATGGGTATTTTCCCTGAAGGTGGTATCAAAGACCGCGATGATGAGAAAATGGTCTCTATTAAAGCCGGAGCCTATAAATTAGCTACAAAAGCAGAAGCTCCTATTGTTCCTGTCACTATGATTGGGGCAACTGAAGTAAAACATCGCGCACCTTTTAGATCCACAAAAATAAAAGTCATCATTCATGACCCAATTACGAAAGAGGATTATGAGGGATTATCAACAGTTGAAGTTGGAGAAAAAGTAGCTGAACTTATTAATCAAACCGTGAAAAATGGTAAATAA
- a CDS encoding GGDEF domain-containing protein, producing MIDKNKLEFIRDRYGIDFFEDMMFSDPSRVSFFVDLQQRPLMFHVVIGDITLIGLNKQDSYNEQEVLNQIEPDNLLAEVEGKNNFIEMIKFKFNTFIDELFLYIPIKSKDGQIWLNTTLKKYHLDDKAYVIANVIRVYRETPPEIVYYQKTYQDPMTKLFTRETLKMHMDNLTNIGNSYIMYLDIDGFKQINDQLGHQVGDQFLIDIANHFISKWEHNVLYYRLGGDEFFLYCYDHSEDEILSRAKQLIHDIENLNDIAKTLTISVSIGIVKITQNTHGYHRLLNIGDQTMYLSKNRGKGQITLHKE from the coding sequence ATGATCGATAAAAACAAATTAGAATTTATTAGAGATCGATATGGGATCGATTTTTTCGAAGACATGATGTTCAGTGACCCGAGTAGAGTCTCTTTTTTTGTTGACCTACAACAACGTCCTTTGATGTTTCATGTCGTTATCGGAGATATCACTTTGATAGGTCTAAATAAGCAAGATAGTTATAATGAACAGGAAGTGCTCAATCAAATTGAGCCAGACAACCTTTTAGCCGAAGTTGAGGGTAAAAACAACTTCATTGAGATGATTAAGTTCAAATTTAATACATTTATAGATGAATTGTTTTTATACATACCAATAAAATCTAAAGATGGCCAAATCTGGCTTAATACTACTTTGAAGAAATACCATCTAGATGATAAAGCCTATGTTATTGCTAACGTAATACGTGTTTATCGAGAAACACCGCCAGAAATCGTATATTATCAAAAGACTTATCAGGATCCGATGACCAAACTATTTACCCGTGAAACCCTTAAAATGCACATGGATAACTTGACCAATATTGGGAACTCTTACATTATGTACCTAGATATTGATGGTTTTAAACAAATCAATGATCAACTGGGTCACCAAGTAGGCGATCAATTTTTAATCGATATCGCAAACCATTTTATTAGTAAATGGGAACATAACGTTCTTTATTATCGCTTGGGTGGAGATGAGTTTTTCCTATATTGTTACGACCATAGCGAAGATGAAATACTATCAAGAGCCAAACAACTTATCCATGATATTGAGAACTTAAACGATATAGCAAAAACTCTAACTATCAGCGTCTCAATTGGTATCGTCAAGATTACTCAAAATACACATGGCTATCATCGACTACTAAACATCGGGGATCAAACGATGTACTTGTCTAAGAATCGTGGTAAAGGCCAAATCACTCTTCATAAAGAATAA
- a CDS encoding CoA-disulfide reductase — translation MNKKILIIGGVAGGATTAARLRRLDEFSEIILFEKGEFISFANCGLPYHIGGIIEDRDSLIVESVDNMRSKFNIDIRVFSEVTEIDPEAKNVTVKNLITNETYKEAYDKIVISTGSLPVKPRIPGIEEAKNLFTLRNIPDMDNIIEFIKTEKPRNAIVIGGGFIGIEMMENLVHLGMSVTLIEMAPQVMGMFDSEMSEMIHQIITDQGVQLILNDGVSEFKLQGNEIVLKSGAVVKADLIIFAIGVRPDNGLAKSANLDLTDKGAIKVDNHMKTSNPDIYAIGDVVEVMHSVSNESMMAALAGPANRQGRIAANNICGVEDIYTGTLATSVAKVFNQVVGSTGLSEKHLKRLGYEFDSIYIHPNSHASYYPGYSPVSLKVLYNPNTEEIYGAQAIGSDGVDKRIDVLSMAIYSKTKVTDLKNIDFAYAPPFSSAKDPINMVGYVAENKIKGISTSINVKQFVEIFDERTYILDIREHKELTPSFDNMIKESKHIPLSELRNRLNELPRNQKIYVYCQLGTRGYLAERILKQHGFDAVNIEGGYKSFLYQKK, via the coding sequence ATGAACAAAAAAATACTAATCATTGGTGGTGTCGCAGGCGGCGCTACTACAGCAGCACGACTTCGAAGACTCGATGAGTTTTCTGAAATCATTTTATTTGAAAAAGGAGAGTTTATATCGTTCGCCAATTGTGGGCTACCCTATCATATTGGTGGTATTATCGAAGACAGAGATTCCTTAATAGTTGAATCGGTCGATAATATGAGAAGTAAATTCAATATTGACATCAGGGTATTTTCTGAGGTTACAGAAATTGATCCAGAAGCGAAGAACGTAACCGTAAAAAACTTAATCACAAATGAAACATACAAAGAGGCCTATGATAAAATCGTTATTTCCACAGGATCTTTGCCGGTTAAACCGAGGATTCCTGGCATAGAAGAGGCCAAGAACCTGTTCACTTTGAGAAACATTCCTGATATGGATAACATCATTGAGTTCATTAAAACTGAAAAACCAAGAAATGCGATAGTAATAGGCGGTGGTTTTATAGGCATCGAAATGATGGAAAACTTAGTTCATTTAGGAATGTCTGTTACACTAATCGAAATGGCACCTCAGGTAATGGGGATGTTTGACAGTGAGATGTCAGAAATGATCCATCAAATAATCACAGATCAGGGCGTTCAGTTAATATTAAACGATGGGGTTAGCGAGTTTAAGCTACAAGGAAATGAAATCGTTTTAAAGAGTGGGGCCGTAGTTAAAGCGGATTTAATCATTTTTGCCATTGGTGTAAGACCTGATAATGGATTAGCAAAATCTGCAAACCTCGATTTAACAGATAAAGGCGCCATTAAAGTCGATAACCATATGAAAACGTCCAATCCCGATATTTATGCAATCGGAGATGTTGTCGAAGTAATGCATAGTGTATCTAACGAATCCATGATGGCTGCTTTAGCTGGTCCAGCGAATAGACAAGGCAGAATTGCAGCGAATAACATATGTGGGGTTGAAGATATCTATACAGGTACACTCGCGACTAGCGTCGCAAAAGTCTTTAATCAAGTTGTTGGATCAACAGGTTTATCCGAGAAACACTTAAAGAGATTGGGATACGAATTTGATAGTATATACATTCATCCTAACTCTCACGCAAGTTATTATCCTGGGTATTCACCTGTTTCATTAAAAGTCCTTTATAATCCAAATACCGAAGAAATATATGGTGCACAAGCGATTGGATCTGATGGAGTAGACAAAAGAATAGATGTCCTTTCAATGGCAATTTATTCAAAAACGAAAGTTACAGATCTTAAGAATATTGATTTTGCATATGCTCCACCATTTTCATCTGCAAAAGATCCAATCAATATGGTTGGTTATGTCGCAGAAAATAAGATTAAAGGCATATCAACCAGTATTAATGTTAAGCAATTTGTTGAGATATTTGATGAAAGAACCTATATTTTGGACATAAGGGAACATAAGGAACTGACTCCTTCATTTGACAATATGATTAAGGAATCAAAACATATTCCTTTATCAGAACTGAGAAATCGTCTAAATGAACTTCCAAGGAATCAAAAAATATATGTTTACTGTCAATTAGGAACAAGAGGGTATTTGGCAGAACGTATTTTGAAACAACATGGCTTTGATGCTGTAAACATCGAAGGCGGATACAAATCATTTTTATACCAAAAAAAATAA